The stretch of DNA TGCGGCCACCTTGAGGGGTTCCCCTTCGCTATCAGCCGTACTTTGTGGCTGGATATTGTCAGCACTTCCTGCTTTTTATGAAACCAATCTGCTTCTGGTTAGCCAGCGCCCGAGCTATGCTGTTTGGCGCCCTGCTCATGCTGCTAACTACTCAATTAGCCTCGGCGCAGGCCCGCCAGGAATACGTACTGGATACCAACTGGAAGTTCACGAAAGGTGATGTGCCCGATGCCGCCCGCCCGAACTTCAATGATAAAAGCTGGCAAACCGTAACGCTGCCCCACGACTGGGCTATTTACGGCCCGTTTGATGGCAACAATGACCTGCAAGCCGTAAAAATTGAGCAGAACAACGAGCAGAAAGCTACTTTGAAAGCCGGCCGAACGGGAGGCTTACCCTTCATCGGGACGGGCTGGTACCGGCGGCCGCTGGCGGTGCCAGGGTTTGGCGCCGGGAAGCGCGCCGTGCTGCTTTTTGATGGGGCCATGAGCAATGCCCACGTGTTTGTGAACGGCCGAGAGGTGGGCTCCTGGCCCTACGGCTACAACTCCTTTTTCTTCGATATCACCTCTTTCCTCGAACCGGGCAGCAACAATACCCTGGCCGTGCGCCTGCAAAACCAGCCGGAGGCCTCGCGCTGGTACCCCGGCGCCGGGCTCTACCGCAACGTGCACCTGATTGTGACCAACGACGTACACATTCCGGTGTGGGGTACCTACCTTACTACCCCTGAAATAACGGCCGACTACGCCAAGGTAAAACTTAGAACCAAAGTAGAAGCTCCCACCCGCACAGGCTCTGCAAACCTGCGCCTGCAAACAGAGATTAGGGATGCTGCCGGGCAGGTAGTAGCCACGGCAAGCACTCCGCTGCTGGCCACCGATGGGCAGGAGTTTGAGCAAAACCTGGTGGTAAAATCGCCCAAACTATGGTCGCCGGAAACGCCGGCCCTATACACGGCCCACTCCAGGCTGTTTGCCGGCGAAGAGCTGCGCGATGAGTATACTACCCGCTTCGGTATCCGCTCATTTCGGTTCGAGCCCACCAAAGGGTTCTCGCTGAATGGGCAGCCTCGGCAGTTTAAGGGCGTGTGCAACCACCACGATTTGGGCCCCCTGGGTGCTGCCATAAACGTGGCTGCGCTGCGCCGGCAGCTTACGCTGCTCAAGGAAATGGGCTGCGATGCCATCAGAACCTCCCACAATATGCCCGCGCCTGAGTTGGTGAGCCTCTGCGATGAAATGGGCTTTATGCTGATGGTAGAATCATTTGACGAGTGGAAGACGCCTAAGGTGAAAAATGGCTATAGCCAATACTTTGATCAGTGGGCCGAGAAAGACCTAGTGAATATGGTGCACCGCGACCGGAACCACCCGTCGGTTATTATGTGGAGTATTGGCAATGAGGTGCCCGACCAGAGTATGCCTGGCGGTAACAAGCTGGCCAAGCAGCTCCAGGATATTGTGCACCGCGAAGATCCCACCCGGCCCGTAACTGCCGGCATGGACCGCATCGACGATGCTATCAAGAACAACTTTGCCTCCGTGCTCGATATTCCGGGCTTCAACTATAAGCCTCACCGCTACGAAGAGGCCTACAGCAAATTGCCCCAGGGCTTCCTGCTGGGCTCCGAAACGGCCTCTACCGTTAGCTCCCGCGGGGTATATAAGTTTCCGGTAGTAAAAGCCAAGGATAAGAAGTACCCCGATAATCAGTCGTCGTCCTATGACCTGGAAGTCTGCAACTGGTCGCAGACCCCCGATGAGGAATTTGTGAAGCAAGATGACCTGCCCTACATGTTGGGCGAGTTTGTCTGGACTGGCTTTGACTACCTGGGGGAGCCCACGCCTTACGATGAGAGCTGGCCTTCCCACAGCTCCTACTTTGGTATTCTGGACTTGGCCGGCATGCCCAAAGACCGGTTTTACCTGTACCGTGCCCGCTGGAACAGCGTGTCTCCCACGCTGCACCTGCTGCCCCACTGGACCTGGCCCGGCCGTGAAGGCCAAATTACCCCCGTATACTGCTACACCAGCTACCCCTCAGCCGAGTTGTTTGTGAATGGCAAAAGCCAGGGCCGCCAAACAAAATCAACCACGGGTACCCCGCAGGAGCGCTACCGCCTAATGTGGAATGATGTGAAGTATGAGCCTGGCACCATCAAGGTAGTGGCCTACGATG from Hymenobacter taeanensis encodes:
- the galB gene encoding beta-galactosidase GalB, with the translated sequence MKPICFWLASARAMLFGALLMLLTTQLASAQARQEYVLDTNWKFTKGDVPDAARPNFNDKSWQTVTLPHDWAIYGPFDGNNDLQAVKIEQNNEQKATLKAGRTGGLPFIGTGWYRRPLAVPGFGAGKRAVLLFDGAMSNAHVFVNGREVGSWPYGYNSFFFDITSFLEPGSNNTLAVRLQNQPEASRWYPGAGLYRNVHLIVTNDVHIPVWGTYLTTPEITADYAKVKLRTKVEAPTRTGSANLRLQTEIRDAAGQVVATASTPLLATDGQEFEQNLVVKSPKLWSPETPALYTAHSRLFAGEELRDEYTTRFGIRSFRFEPTKGFSLNGQPRQFKGVCNHHDLGPLGAAINVAALRRQLTLLKEMGCDAIRTSHNMPAPELVSLCDEMGFMLMVESFDEWKTPKVKNGYSQYFDQWAEKDLVNMVHRDRNHPSVIMWSIGNEVPDQSMPGGNKLAKQLQDIVHREDPTRPVTAGMDRIDDAIKNNFASVLDIPGFNYKPHRYEEAYSKLPQGFLLGSETASTVSSRGVYKFPVVKAKDKKYPDNQSSSYDLEVCNWSQTPDEEFVKQDDLPYMLGEFVWTGFDYLGEPTPYDESWPSHSSYFGILDLAGMPKDRFYLYRARWNSVSPTLHLLPHWTWPGREGQITPVYCYTSYPSAELFVNGKSQGRQTKSTTGTPQERYRLMWNDVKYEPGTIKVVAYDAQGKAVGEEEVKTAGKPHHIKLVADRTTLTANGQDLAYVTARVEDAQGNLCPEATNELQFAVSGAGRFRAAANGNAASLELFHVPRMKAFQGQVVAIVQTTDKAGPAQLKVTGKGLKSAVVSLTTK